AAAATTGATACTCAACATATCTGCAAATATTAGTTACATTCTATATCAAAAATCTGTCCATATCTGATAAAATAATCCATAATTCTGATTTATAGCTTTATCACATTATCATTTATATCTATTAGATAACATACTACGTTATTAATAAATTTATTAAACAACACATAGATAAATATCTGCATATATATCTGTAATATTACACTCATTCCAATTAATTTATTCAATTATAATTTATAATAAATTCATTTAAAAATTTTAAACACAAAATATATACTATTAACTATTATGATTAATAGTAGACGGGAAAGATTCATCAGAACGTAACGTTAAAACTTCACATCCATTTTCCGTAATAACAATAGTATGTTCATATTGTGCAGATAAATTATGATCTCTTGTCCTTACTGTCCATCCATCACTTTCAGTATAAATATGATGGCTACCCGCATTTACCATAGGTTCTATTGTTAACGTCATTCCAGATTGTAATATAACGCCTTCATCGTCAGCATCATAATGTAACACATGAGGATCCTCATGGAAAAATTTTCCAATGCCATGTCCACAATATTCCCTTACTATTGAAAAGTTTTGTGTCTCCACAAATTTTTGAATAGATTGACCTATACGTTTCAAACGTATCCCTGGTTTAATCATATTAATTGCCAAATAAAGACTTTTTTGAGTAATTTGACATAAGTCGTATCCCAACTTCGTTGACTGACCAACGGCAAACATTTTAGAAGTATCAGCATATAATCCATCTTTAATTACAGTAACATCAATGTTTATGATATCGCCTTCTTTTAATTTATGTAAATCATTTGGAATTCCATGACATACTACATCATTAATGGAAGTACAAATAGATTTAGGAAACCCGTGATAACCAAGAGGAGCAGAAATAGCATGTTGTGTTTTCGTAATATAATGATGACAGATTGCATCTAATTTTCCAGTACTAATGCCAGGTTGAATATAGGAACCAATCATTTCTAATACTTCTGCAGCTAACTTTCCAGCGATTCGCATTTTTTCTATATCTTCAGATGTTTTGATAATAATCGTCATAATATATAATCACAAATTTAGTATTAATAAATATACAACATCCTAACATTCCAACCATATAGAACATGTATACGAAATAATTTGCTGAATAAAAAATAAACTACATCAAATTAAACCTCTTATTTATAACTATCAAGAGCAAATAAATACACTTTATTTCAAAATATTTATTAACTATTTTCCTGTTTTATTTTATTGTAAAAACTATTCTTCATTATTAACTTAATAGGTTTAATATAACATATATAATACAATCTATCTATGTTTATAGATCAACAATTATCAATATTATAAATAATTTAATTTAACAACCAACCGAGGTGTATAATAATGGATAAACTTTCTATACGTAACCTGCTTCAGGCCGGTGTTCATTTCGGCCACCAAACTCGTTATTGGAACCCTAAAATGAAACCCTTTATTTTTGGAGTTCGTAATAAAATACATATTATTAACTTAGAAACAACTATATTAATGTTTAAACAAGCTTTAGTTGAACTAAACAAAATTGCTTCATTAAAAGGAAAAATTTTATTTGTAGGTACCAAAAGAGCAGCCAGTGAATCCATTAAAAAAACAGCACTTGCCTGTAATCAATTTTTTGTCAATCATCGTTGGTTAGGAGGGATGTTAACCAATTGGAAAACAGTACGCCAATCTATAAAACGTTTAAAAGACCTAGAAACTCAATCTCAAGATGGTACTTTTAAAAAAGTAACTAAAAAAGAAGCATTAATATTAAATCGTGAGCTTATTAATTTAGAAAATAGTTTAGGAGGTATTAAAAACATGGGTGGGCTGCCAGATGCTATTTTTGCTATCGGAGCAACACATGAACATATTGCTATAAAAGAAGCAAATAGTTTAGGCATTCCAGTCTTTGCAATCGTTGATACGAATTCTAATCCAGATGAAATAGACTTTATTATTCCAGGCAACGATGATGCCATACGTGCGATTAATCTGTATTTAGATATAATATCTAACGTAATACATATAGATTGCGCTCAATAGTTAATAATAGATAACTGCACGCAAATTATATTGGTTATAAAGCGTGTAGAATCATATATACTCTAATATGATGATATTACTATGGAAAAAAAATTAATTAACATTAATAATGACTTAATCAAAGAATTACGCAAACGTACTAGCATTGGAGTTGTAGAATGTAAGCAGGCTTTAATTAAAGCTAATGGAAATATTGAATTGGCCATAGACAATATGAGAAAATCTGGCCTAAAAACTGCTTATAAAAAATCTGGACGCGCAACATCATCAGGCTTAATCGCAGTAGAAATTACATCTAATAAACAATATGGTATTATGATAGAAATCAATTGTGAAACTGATTTTGTAGCCAAAGATAGCACTTTTCAAGAATTCGCTAAAACTGTTAGAATTACAGCATTAAATGAAAAAATTAACAGTATTGACGTATTAAAAACTAGATTTGAAGAACAACGTTCCAATATAATTTCACAAGTTGGAGAAAATATAAATATTCGTAGGTTTATTGTGTTAATGGGTAATTTTTTAGGATGTTATGTACATGGCTCTAAAATTGGTGTAATAGTAAATGTTAGTGGCGATGCGACTGCAGATTTAGTTAAACATATCGCTATGCATATTGCAGCTAAAAACCCCAAATACATTAATGTAGATGATATCCCAAAAGATGCAATGATTCGTGAGTATCGTATTCAAATGGATATTGCCGTAAAATCTGGAAAATCATATAAAATTGCAGAAAAAATAACTGAAGGACGCATGAATAAATTTTTAAATGACATTGTATTAATAAAACAAAACTTCATAATGGATGATAACAAAACAATAGAACAATTATTAACTGAATATCATATCAGAATTAATAATTTTGTTCGTTTTGAATTGGGAGAGAATATGTAAATTAATATTTGATAATTATCAATATGAACATTTAATTACTTAAATACAGCGGATTATCATTAATTTTTGAGCAAATATATTCAATATTTTGAGAATAGAAATTGTATTAATTATATTGATTAATCAGAATAATTATTGAGATACATATTTTACTTCAATAACTTAACTAAATCAGGGCCTGCGTCTATTTATACCATTTTTTGTGAGGAATGTAATTAATGGTAACTCACACAAAGCCAATTTATCGGCGTATCGTGCTTAAAATGAGTGGAGAAGCTCTACAAGGCGCCGAAGGTTTTGGAATAGATACCACTGCATTAAATCGGATGGTTATAGAAGTTAAAGAACTAGTTAATATAGGCGTTCAAATTGGTATAGTCATGGGAGGAGGTAATTTATTTCGTGGTACTGGATTAGCTCAAGCCGGTATAAATCGAATAGTTGGAGACCATATTGGAATGTTAGCAACTATCATGAATGGGTTAGCTATGAGGAGTGCATTACATCGCGCTTATGTCCATTCCCATTTAATGTCAGCTATTCCACTAAGTGGAGTATGTGATCATTATAATTGGGTGAAAGCCATTAATTTACTATCTAATAATTGGGTAGTAATTTTTGCTGCTGGCACTGGTAATCCTTTATTCACTACTGATTCTGCAGCTTGTTTGCGCGGTATTGAAGTTAAAGCAGATGTAGTACTTAAAGCAACTAAAGTAGACGGAGTATTTTCCACTGATCCAATCCAACATCCTGATGCTACACTATATGAACATTTAAGTTACAGAGATGTATTAGAACGTGAGCTGAAAGTTATGGATTTAACCGCGTTTACATTAGCACGAGAACATAACTTACCAATACGTATATTTAATATTAATAAACTTGGAGCATTAAAAAGAATAATAATGGGATATAAAGAAGGGACTTTAATAACCAAGTAATTTAAAAATTTACTCAGATTAAATACACAATTTACATAAATTAACTTTTAATAAAAAACATAAACCAGAGATATATGATGTGATGAATACAATTAATAATATTCAAACAAATTCAGAAACTGATATGAAAAGATGCATCAAAAACTTTAAAATCAATATAAATAACATTCATATAGGTCGTATTTCTCCAAATATGTTAAATAATATCCGAATAGATTACTATGGAACACCAACTCCATTATCTCAATTAGCAAATGCTATAGCAAAAAATTCGCGTACATTAACTATTACTGTTTTTGATCAGAAAATAATTAAATCAATAGAAAAAGCCATTTTTATGTCTAATTTAGGATTAATTCCTGTTTCTTATGGTAATATTATTCAAGTTACATTGCCTTCGTTAACTGAAGAGCGCCGTCATGCTTTAATAAAAATGGTACGAACTGAGGCAGAAAAAAGTAAAATCTCCATAAGAAATGTACGTCGCCTTGCTAATGATAAAATCAAGATTTTGATTAAAAACAAAGAGATTAATGAAGATGAAGAGCATGATTTTCAAAATAAAATTCAAAAATTAACCAATATTTGGATTAAAGAAATTGATGTTATCTTGACAAAAAAAGAATCAGAATTAATGCAATTCTAAATATTAGATTATTGACTATATACATCCCCGTATATACGAGCAACAAGTATAAATTTTTTAATTTATATATTCTATAAATACTATTGGCTTACACATATGCAATCTTTAACAATTTTAGGTAGTACTGGATCTATTGGAAAGGCCACTCTTTCCGTAATACAACAACACACTGATAAATTTTTTGTATACGCATTAATAGCTAAAAATAATGTTTCCGTAATGACAGAACAATGTATAATGGTGCGCCCCAAATTTGCATGTATGATCTGTGAAGATTCTGCAAAAAAATTGAAAAAAAATTTAATTACAGCTGGCAAACATAATATTGAAGTACTATCTGGCTCAATAAACGCCTGTGAATTAGCAGCGATTGATGATGTTGATATGGTTATGTCAGCCATAGTCGGAATTGCTGGATTAAAACCTACTTTTTCTGCATTACGTGCTGGTAAAAAAATATTGTTGGCAAATAAAGAAATTTTAGTTACTTGTGGAAAATTGTTTATGCAAGAATCTAGACGATATCATTCATGTATACTACCTATAGATAGCGAACATAATGCAATTTTTCAAAATTTACCAGTAACATGTCAAAAAAATTTAGGACATTTATCCATATCTGAGTATGGTATCTCTCGTATCGTACTAACCGCATCTGGAGGAATTTTTTTTAAAATACCACAAGAAAAATTAGCCACAATAACACCAGAACAGGCTTGTGTGCATCCCAACTGGTCTATGGGGCGTAAAATATCAGTAGATTCTGCTACTATGATGAATAAAGGATTAGAATATATAGAAGCGCGCCATTTATTTAATGCCGCACCTCATGAAATAGAAATTTTATTGCATCCTCAATCTATTGTCCATGCTATGGTATACTATAAAGATGGAAATATCTTAGCACATTTAGCTCCTCCAGACATGACAATTCCTATTGCGTATGCAATGGCTTATCCTAACAGAATTAAATTGAAACCCTCATCTAATATAAGTGTGGATTGTTTCAACAAATTAAGTTTTTATCAATTAGATAACCAAAAGTACCCTTGCTTGCAATTAGCAATAGATGCTGATAATTGTAGTCAAGCAGCAACTATTATTTTAAACGCAGCAAATGAAGTTGCCGTAGAAGCATTTTTAAACAGAATGATTTCCTTCACTGCAATTCCTAATATTATTCGTCATGTACTTGATAAAATAAATTTAGATGATCCTAATAATATAGAAGATGTTTTATATATTGATCAAAAAGCTCGTGAAAAAGCAATATCAATATGTATTGAATGATAACCGGTGTTGTATGAAACAAATTATCATATTATCACACTTTTAATAATGTAAAATTATGCAGAAACGTAATTCATCTATAATTATTAGTGTTTACTTTTATAAATAATATTTTTAAATTAACATATAAGTATCTAGTTTGGAAAATAAATAAGTGTGACATTATCTCAAAATAACCAAGACCTTAGCACTGTTTCATCTGATTTATTACCACGCCATGTTGCCATTATCATGGATGGTAATGGCCGTTGGGCAAGAATACGAGGGAAATTACGTATCATTGGGCATCAAGCCGGATTTAGCGCAGTGCGACGCGCTGTTCACTTTGCTGTTAATTATAGGTTTGATGCATTAACTCTATATGCATTTAGTAGCGAAAATTGGAAACGTCCCGACAAAGAAATTAATTCCTTAATGCAATTATTCGATCAGGCACTAAATAACGAAATCGATGTTCTACATAAAAATAATATTAAACTGCAAATCATCGGAGATACTAATCGATTTACTATTGAATTACAAAAAAACATACGCCGTTCTGAAAAACTAACCTCTAAAAATAGTGGACTAAAACTTAATATTGCTGCAAATTATGGGGGACGATGGGATATTGTTCAAGGAGTAAAACAACTCGCCATACAAGTGCAAAAAGGAATATTAAATCCTAACCAAATTGACGAAGATACTTTATGTAGATATGTATGCATGCATGAATTAGCTCCAGTAG
This region of Candidatus Blochmannia vicinus genomic DNA includes:
- the ispC gene encoding 1-deoxy-D-xylulose-5-phosphate reductoisomerase, yielding MQSLTILGSTGSIGKATLSVIQQHTDKFFVYALIAKNNVSVMTEQCIMVRPKFACMICEDSAKKLKKNLITAGKHNIEVLSGSINACELAAIDDVDMVMSAIVGIAGLKPTFSALRAGKKILLANKEILVTCGKLFMQESRRYHSCILPIDSEHNAIFQNLPVTCQKNLGHLSISEYGISRIVLTASGGIFFKIPQEKLATITPEQACVHPNWSMGRKISVDSATMMNKGLEYIEARHLFNAAPHEIEILLHPQSIVHAMVYYKDGNILAHLAPPDMTIPIAYAMAYPNRIKLKPSSNISVDCFNKLSFYQLDNQKYPCLQLAIDADNCSQAATIILNAANEVAVEAFLNRMISFTAIPNIIRHVLDKINLDDPNNIEDVLYIDQKAREKAISICIE
- the frr gene encoding ribosome recycling factor, with protein sequence MMNTINNIQTNSETDMKRCIKNFKININNIHIGRISPNMLNNIRIDYYGTPTPLSQLANAIAKNSRTLTITVFDQKIIKSIEKAIFMSNLGLIPVSYGNIIQVTLPSLTEERRHALIKMVRTEAEKSKISIRNVRRLANDKIKILIKNKEINEDEEHDFQNKIQKLTNIWIKEIDVILTKKESELMQF
- the rpsB gene encoding 30S ribosomal protein S2, with the translated sequence MDKLSIRNLLQAGVHFGHQTRYWNPKMKPFIFGVRNKIHIINLETTILMFKQALVELNKIASLKGKILFVGTKRAASESIKKTALACNQFFVNHRWLGGMLTNWKTVRQSIKRLKDLETQSQDGTFKKVTKKEALILNRELINLENSLGGIKNMGGLPDAIFAIGATHEHIAIKEANSLGIPVFAIVDTNSNPDEIDFIIPGNDDAIRAINLYLDIISNVIHIDCAQ
- the uppS gene encoding polyprenyl diphosphate synthase, with amino-acid sequence MDGNGRWARIRGKLRIIGHQAGFSAVRRAVHFAVNYRFDALTLYAFSSENWKRPDKEINSLMQLFDQALNNEIDVLHKNNIKLQIIGDTNRFTIELQKNIRRSEKLTSKNSGLKLNIAANYGGRWDIVQGVKQLAIQVQKGILNPNQIDEDTLCRYVCMHELAPVDLVIRTGGEHRISNFLLWQIAYAELFFTDVLWPDFNDITFKRALNTFMKRERRFGNSVSI
- the pyrH gene encoding UMP kinase, with translation MVTHTKPIYRRIVLKMSGEALQGAEGFGIDTTALNRMVIEVKELVNIGVQIGIVMGGGNLFRGTGLAQAGINRIVGDHIGMLATIMNGLAMRSALHRAYVHSHLMSAIPLSGVCDHYNWVKAINLLSNNWVVIFAAGTGNPLFTTDSAACLRGIEVKADVVLKATKVDGVFSTDPIQHPDATLYEHLSYRDVLERELKVMDLTAFTLAREHNLPIRIFNINKLGALKRIIMGYKEGTLITK
- the tsf gene encoding translation elongation factor Ts, which codes for MEKKLININNDLIKELRKRTSIGVVECKQALIKANGNIELAIDNMRKSGLKTAYKKSGRATSSGLIAVEITSNKQYGIMIEINCETDFVAKDSTFQEFAKTVRITALNEKINSIDVLKTRFEEQRSNIISQVGENINIRRFIVLMGNFLGCYVHGSKIGVIVNVSGDATADLVKHIAMHIAAKNPKYINVDDIPKDAMIREYRIQMDIAVKSGKSYKIAEKITEGRMNKFLNDIVLIKQNFIMDDNKTIEQLLTEYHIRINNFVRFELGENM
- the map gene encoding type I methionyl aminopeptidase, whose amino-acid sequence is MTIIIKTSEDIEKMRIAGKLAAEVLEMIGSYIQPGISTGKLDAICHHYITKTQHAISAPLGYHGFPKSICTSINDVVCHGIPNDLHKLKEGDIINIDVTVIKDGLYADTSKMFAVGQSTKLGYDLCQITQKSLYLAINMIKPGIRLKRIGQSIQKFVETQNFSIVREYCGHGIGKFFHEDPHVLHYDADDEGVILQSGMTLTIEPMVNAGSHHIYTESDGWTVRTRDHNLSAQYEHTIVITENGCEVLTLRSDESFPSTINHNS